Proteins found in one Bacteroidota bacterium genomic segment:
- a CDS encoding TonB-dependent receptor, whose product MNRSKYFLFLIPFLLLDFFSLQAQSSKKFTVSGFVREASSGEAIIGAVVTLKDPLKVASTNTYGFYSITADSGTYTLTAQFVGLDDYTQQLVLTSDIHLDIKLEEHKNQEVVITDKKEDENVTDGQMSTNRLEMKQVKQIPAFLGEVDVLKTIQLLPGVKGGAEGNAGFYVRGGGPDQNLVLLDEATVYNAGHLFGFFSVFNGDAIKDVNLIKGGMPAQYGGRLSSVLDITMNEGNNQKFQVDGGIGVISSRMTVQGPIKKDTASFIVSARRTYIDVLMKPFIKTTSPFYGSGYYFYDLNAKLNWRINQKNTVFLSGYFGRDVFTYNDNKSDFKVNIPWGNATTSLRWNHLINPRIFVNSTAVFSDYKFSFGAEQDGFEFKLFSGIRDFNNKIDFSFLPNSKHYIRFGTNYCWHIFTPNNVSAKSGDTVFDLGGLKKQYAHEVGVYVNDDWDITDRLRLTVGMRYSYFIMVGPFDRFIQDVTGRTVDTIHYNKFKKVKDYGGPEPRVSMRFILDDQSSIKASYTYNLQYVHLATLSPISLPTDIWVPCSDVVKPQKGWQVATGYFRNFYHNKYESSVEVYYKKMYNQVEFAPGALPEDNVNNNTDNNFVFGKGQSYGAEFFFKKRTGKLNGWAGYTLSWTTRNFPDIDSGKTFYARYDRRHDVSLVLIYNLNDHWTFGSVFVYGTGNAITLPIQRYIIEGNIVSDYGPRNGYRMIPYHRLDISITYTCRPKKLFKKIPYENNWNFSVYNVYNRHNPYFIFFDNEGSVADGTLKVTAKQVSLFPILPSITWNFKF is encoded by the coding sequence ATGAATCGGTCAAAATATTTTCTTTTTCTTATTCCTTTTCTTCTTTTGGATTTTTTTTCGCTGCAGGCGCAGTCTTCAAAAAAATTCACCGTGAGCGGATTTGTGCGTGAAGCTTCCAGTGGAGAAGCGATCATCGGTGCGGTGGTGACGCTGAAAGATCCGCTGAAAGTGGCGAGTACGAATACCTATGGATTTTATTCCATCACTGCAGATTCCGGCACGTACACGCTTACTGCCCAATTTGTGGGACTTGATGATTACACGCAACAACTTGTTCTCACATCCGATATTCATCTTGATATTAAACTAGAAGAACACAAAAATCAGGAAGTAGTGATCACCGATAAAAAAGAAGATGAGAATGTGACCGACGGGCAAATGAGTACCAATCGTCTCGAGATGAAACAGGTGAAACAGATTCCTGCTTTTCTCGGTGAAGTGGATGTTCTCAAAACAATTCAGTTGCTTCCCGGAGTGAAGGGCGGCGCCGAAGGAAATGCAGGTTTTTATGTGCGTGGTGGCGGGCCCGATCAGAATCTTGTTTTGCTGGATGAAGCCACCGTTTACAATGCAGGACACCTGTTCGGATTTTTTTCCGTCTTCAATGGTGATGCGATCAAAGATGTGAACCTCATCAAGGGAGGAATGCCGGCGCAATATGGCGGACGGCTTTCTTCTGTACTGGACATTACCATGAACGAAGGCAACAACCAGAAATTCCAGGTGGACGGCGGCATTGGTGTGATCTCTTCGCGCATGACCGTGCAGGGGCCGATCAAAAAAGATACGGCATCATTCATTGTTTCCGCAAGAAGAACTTACATCGATGTGCTGATGAAACCTTTCATCAAAACAACTTCTCCATTCTACGGATCGGGATATTATTTCTATGACCTCAATGCTAAATTGAATTGGAGGATCAACCAGAAAAATACCGTTTTCCTCAGTGGATATTTTGGCCGCGATGTATTTACCTATAACGACAATAAATCGGATTTCAAAGTGAACATTCCCTGGGGAAATGCAACTACTTCGCTGAGGTGGAACCATCTCATTAACCCGAGAATTTTCGTGAATTCCACGGCTGTTTTCAGTGATTATAAATTTTCTTTCGGCGCAGAACAGGATGGATTTGAATTCAAGTTATTTTCCGGCATACGCGATTTCAATAATAAGATAGATTTCAGTTTTCTTCCGAACAGCAAACATTACATCCGCTTCGGAACGAATTACTGCTGGCACATTTTCACACCCAATAATGTTTCTGCAAAATCGGGCGACACCGTGTTCGATCTCGGCGGACTGAAAAAACAATACGCACACGAGGTGGGCGTGTATGTGAATGATGACTGGGACATCACAGATCGTTTGCGGCTTACCGTTGGTATGCGTTATTCTTATTTTATCATGGTTGGCCCTTTCGATCGTTTTATTCAGGATGTAACGGGAAGAACGGTGGACACGATCCATTATAATAAATTCAAAAAAGTAAAAGATTACGGTGGGCCGGAGCCGCGAGTTTCCATGCGTTTCATTCTCGATGATCAGTCGTCCATCAAAGCATCTTACACTTACAATCTGCAATACGTTCATCTCGCAACGCTCTCTCCGATCTCACTTCCTACTGACATCTGGGTTCCGTGTTCCGATGTAGTAAAGCCACAGAAAGGGTGGCAGGTGGCTACAGGATACTTCAGGAATTTCTATCACAACAAATATGAATCATCGGTTGAAGTGTATTATAAAAAAATGTACAACCAGGTGGAATTTGCTCCCGGCGCATTGCCCGAAGACAATGTGAATAACAACACCGATAATAATTTTGTATTCGGCAAAGGACAATCTTATGGCGCCGAATTCTTTTTCAAAAAGAGAACCGGCAAGCTGAACGGATGGGCAGGTTACACACTTTCCTGGACGACAAGAAATTTTCCCGACATAGACAGCGGAAAAACTTTTTACGCGCGCTACGACCGGCGTCACGATGTTTCCCTTGTTTTAATTTACAATCTGAATGATCACTGGACGTTCGGAAGTGTTTTCGTTTATGGAACCGGCAATGCGATCACGCTTCCGATACAGCGTTACATCATTGAAGGAAATATTGTTTCCGATTATGGTCCGCGAAATGGTTACCGGATGATCCCTTATCACCGCCTCGATATTTCCATCACCTACACGTGCAGGCCAAAAAAACTTTTCAAGAAAATTCCTTACGAGAACAACTGGAATTTTTCAGTTTACAATGTGTACAACCGCCACAATCCTTATTTTATTTTCTTCGACAATGAAGGAAGCGTGGCCGACGGAACACTGAAAGTAACTGCAAAACAGGTTTCACTTTTCCCGATACTTCCTTCGATAACGTGGAACTTTAAATTCTGA
- a CDS encoding DUF4907 domain-containing protein has protein sequence MKKILFPVFLFFSGSCLISCGNDEKKTTPSDSNSAMNLHNSDTPNNSLHPPLMDSGAQITVKTYEVTDSAGRISQGWGYDLFLNGKRVIHQPIIPGLPGNNGFKTQALAESVGELAAKKMREQGSLPSISIHDLDSLGAISHHLADSLNELSKKNSHNNSVPVSKDK, from the coding sequence ATGAAAAAAATTCTTTTCCCGGTCTTCTTATTCTTTTCCGGGTCGTGTTTGATTTCCTGCGGAAATGATGAGAAAAAAACAACTCCATCCGATAGTAACAGCGCTATGAATCTTCATAATTCCGATACGCCGAATAATTCATTGCATCCGCCTTTAATGGATTCGGGTGCGCAGATCACGGTGAAAACTTACGAGGTGACGGATAGTGCCGGAAGAATTTCGCAGGGTTGGGGCTATGATCTTTTTCTCAATGGCAAGCGTGTCATTCATCAACCGATCATTCCCGGCCTTCCCGGTAATAATGGTTTCAAAACACAGGCACTCGCAGAATCTGTTGGCGAACTCGCTGCAAAAAAAATGCGTGAACAGGGATCACTGCCATCGATCAGCATTCACGATCTCGACAGTCTCGGTGCTATCTCTCATCACCTGGCTGACAGTCTCAATGAATTAAGCAAGAAAAATTCGCACAACAATTCTGTTCCGGTCAGCAAAGACAAATGA
- a CDS encoding T9SS type A sorting domain-containing protein has product MKNYLFIFLFSISLCDVARAQGCWIQRANFAGPARHRTAAAAVGNHGYIGLGHINAIVDVLFDDWFEYDPSSDSWTQKANYGGGPRMHPATFVIDGKIYVGTGRDTSQTLHQDFWCYDPVTNMWTSIADFPGAARRGAVAFTINGLGYVGTGSYHSNFFKYDPASDSWSNVAPLPGPGRISCVACAINGKGYLSTGDNGSGATGDIWEYDPAFDNWTMKANLPGLPRMEAGGFALNGKFYVGCGDDMPSGTNYGDFWCYDPPTDSWSQVCDFTGIARRYPASFVIGTHAYLGLGTNGTNFSDLWETGILIGVNEIQPEISFSISPNPVIDNAVISFGKNIPDGTFEILDEQGKLIRAVKFSGNEFDFSREGISSGNYFIRIRESQKTSVTKKIIIN; this is encoded by the coding sequence ATGAAAAATTATTTATTTATTTTTCTTTTTTCAATATCGCTTTGTGATGTTGCACGCGCACAGGGGTGCTGGATTCAACGTGCGAATTTTGCCGGCCCGGCCCGGCATCGCACTGCTGCTGCTGCGGTTGGAAATCACGGCTATATTGGACTCGGTCACATCAATGCTATTGTGGATGTACTTTTTGATGACTGGTTTGAGTATGATCCTTCTTCTGATTCGTGGACACAAAAAGCAAATTACGGTGGAGGCCCCCGCATGCATCCTGCCACTTTTGTGATCGATGGAAAAATTTATGTAGGAACCGGCCGCGACACCAGTCAAACACTTCACCAGGATTTCTGGTGTTATGATCCGGTCACAAATATGTGGACTTCCATTGCTGATTTTCCCGGCGCTGCACGTCGCGGAGCAGTTGCTTTTACCATCAACGGACTCGGTTATGTTGGAACAGGATCCTATCATTCGAATTTTTTCAAATACGATCCTGCCTCTGATTCGTGGTCGAATGTGGCTCCGCTTCCCGGGCCCGGAAGAATTTCCTGCGTGGCGTGCGCTATAAACGGGAAAGGATATTTGTCGACGGGTGATAATGGAAGTGGAGCAACAGGAGATATCTGGGAATATGATCCGGCATTTGATAATTGGACCATGAAAGCAAATCTTCCCGGTTTGCCGAGAATGGAAGCAGGTGGATTTGCGCTCAATGGAAAATTTTATGTGGGATGCGGTGATGATATGCCGAGTGGAACCAACTATGGCGATTTCTGGTGTTACGATCCGCCAACCGATTCATGGAGCCAGGTGTGTGATTTTACCGGAATTGCAAGACGGTACCCGGCTTCATTCGTGATTGGCACTCATGCTTATCTTGGTCTCGGTACCAATGGAACTAATTTCAGCGATCTCTGGGAAACCGGGATTCTCATTGGTGTAAATGAAATTCAACCCGAAATTTCTTTCAGCATTTCACCGAATCCGGTGATTGATAATGCTGTCATCAGTTTCGGAAAAAATATTCCGGATGGAACTTTTGAGATTCTCGATGAACAGGGAAAACTCATCCGAGCCGTGAAATTTTCAGGGAATGAATTCGATTTCTCGCGTGAGGGTATCTCTTCCGGAAATTATTTCATCCGCATCCGCGAATCTCAGAAAACATCCGTCACAAAAAAGATCATCATCAATTGA
- a CDS encoding T9SS type A sorting domain-containing protein produces the protein MKKLLIIALCYSTTTVFSQGYWTRLTDYGGAAKRYAACFAIGAKAYVGTGNGPALSQEFWAWDQASDTWTQIADFIGSARQHAVGFTIGSKGYVGTGEDGSGFTKDFYVYDTTANAWTQRADFGGSPRSGTVGFSIGNYGYIGTGEDTSGNVQDFWQYDAAGDSWSPITSFPGAGRRYASCFVIGTNAYVGTGKDNSGGGNVDLWMWSQSSGMWTQKSNYTGTPRWGCFAFAIGDKGYFGTGFDGAAGTNDLRQYDTLSDSWSVRSPFTGTSREFAVGFSIGTIGYMATGDDPFSKKDLWEYDPNSTAGLEVNNETENFISVGPNPSDRLFNFTTHNPEGELKIFDAAGQKIFQMKITSVNTNIDMAGKVPGIYFYQFTDGITIRASGKLLLQ, from the coding sequence ATGAAAAAATTATTGATCATTGCGTTGTGTTATAGTACAACTACTGTTTTTTCGCAGGGTTACTGGACGCGCCTTACCGATTATGGCGGTGCGGCAAAAAGATATGCTGCCTGTTTCGCAATAGGAGCGAAAGCGTATGTGGGAACCGGCAATGGCCCGGCGCTCAGCCAGGAATTCTGGGCATGGGACCAGGCCTCTGATACCTGGACACAGATCGCCGATTTCATTGGAAGCGCACGACAGCATGCAGTAGGATTTACGATCGGAAGCAAGGGCTACGTAGGAACCGGCGAAGACGGAAGCGGATTCACGAAAGATTTTTACGTGTACGATACTACTGCGAATGCGTGGACACAGCGCGCCGATTTTGGCGGATCGCCACGTTCGGGAACGGTAGGATTCTCCATCGGAAATTATGGTTACATCGGTACAGGAGAAGATACGAGTGGTAATGTCCAGGATTTCTGGCAATATGATGCAGCTGGCGATTCATGGTCTCCCATCACAAGTTTTCCCGGTGCAGGACGCCGTTATGCTTCCTGCTTCGTCATTGGAACAAATGCTTATGTGGGAACCGGCAAAGATAATTCCGGAGGTGGTAATGTAGATCTCTGGATGTGGAGCCAGTCGTCTGGAATGTGGACGCAAAAGTCAAACTATACTGGTACTCCTCGCTGGGGCTGTTTTGCATTTGCTATTGGTGATAAAGGATATTTCGGAACTGGTTTCGATGGCGCTGCCGGAACAAACGATCTGCGTCAATATGATACACTTTCCGATTCCTGGTCGGTACGTTCACCATTCACAGGAACTTCAAGAGAATTCGCGGTAGGATTTTCCATCGGAACAATAGGATATATGGCTACCGGCGACGATCCTTTTTCCAAAAAAGACCTATGGGAATATGATCCGAATTCTACAGCCGGGTTAGAAGTTAATAATGAAACGGAAAATTTTATTTCTGTCGGCCCTAATCCTTCCGATAGATTGTTTAACTTCACTACGCATAACCCAGAGGGAGAACTGAAAATTTTTGATGCGGCCGGCCAAAAGATTTTTCAAATGAAAATTACATCCGTCAATACAAACATTGATATGGCCGGAAAAGTTCCCGGAATTTATTTTTATCAGTTTACCGATGGCATCACAATCCGTGCAAGCGGAAAATTGTTGCTCCAATAA